The Coffea arabica cultivar ET-39 chromosome 4e, Coffea Arabica ET-39 HiFi, whole genome shotgun sequence genome includes a window with the following:
- the LOC113742581 gene encoding uncharacterized protein, giving the protein MQLESRDPEYGDLRSMECEVPEVVVFLKENGCQIFKDLCIDGEVPCHDKCCVENCELDHNNISNLLKYELARNSREVSEEMLLYTSISTGAEESFSNHDCIHDDAKLCDAEKKLLMEDKTVSAHISTEACSSSEKELSDIRNLSNTEQITGPSLSHLFNCEDLRLDQQQNHQEHPKTETMIADTWSAGKEADCRNCNGVDLRSEVELGAQRITDDSGSQPITDESTSEDKRTESTCEAADCMSKVPLLASSSSSRQNENTAGHHRELGSSSFSAASTASGRLTFSGLIPFSDNISLRSNSTASTRSFAFPTLATEWNESPIRMAEVDRKPKRRGCWRMCFTCSNF; this is encoded by the exons ATGCAATTGGAAAGCAGAGATCCTGAGTATGGAGATTTGAGAAGTATGGAGTGCGAAGTACCAGAAGTGGTTGTTTTCCTAAAAGAAAATGGTTGCCAGATCTTCAAGGATTTGTGTATAGATGGGGAAGTGCCTTGTCATGACAAATGTTGTGTGGAAAACTGTGAGTTGGACCACAATAATATATCCAACCTGTTGAAGTATGAGCTGGCCAGAAACAGCAGAGAGGTTTCTGAAGAAATGTTGTTATATACTAGCATTTCAACTGGGGCAGAAGAATCTTTCTCTAACCATGATTGCATTCATGATGATGCCAAGCTTTGTGATGCTGAAAAGAAGCTGCTGATGGAAGATAAAACAGTTTCTGCTCATATTTCAACAGAGGCTTGTTCTTCTTCAGAGAAGGAATTATCAGATATACGAAATTTGAGTAATACTGAGCAGATCACCGGTCCCTCTCTTTCTCACTTGTTTAATTGCGAAGATCTTAGACTAGATCAACAACAGAATCATCAG GAGCATCCAAAGACGGAAACAATGATAGCGGACACTTGGTCAGCTGGCAAGGAAGCAGATTGCAGAAACTGCAATGGAGTAGATCTAAGATCAGAGGTTGAGTTGGGAGCCCAAAGAATAACAGATGACTCTGGTTCACAACCAATTACGGACGAAAGCACCTCCGAAGACAAACGCACCGAAAGCACCTGCGAGGCGGCGGATTGCATGTCAAAAGTACCATTAttagcatcatcatcatcatcacgtCAAAATGAAAATACCGCAGGGCATCATCGAGAACTTGGAAGCTCTAGCTTCTCTGCAGCAAGCACTGCCTCTGGTCGATTAACGTTCTCTGGGTTGATACCATTTTCTGACAACATCTCCCTCCGCTCGAATAGCACAGCGAGCACAAGATCTTTTGCATTTCCCAC